taaatgcattacaatattaatatttcattaatatattcataatttttaaaGCTAGTGATATTTCtgtcttctcttttatttcgaaatttctgactgcaaattgaaaaaacgcaAGAGATTCACTTAATGAACTTCAACATTCGTTTGAtaggtgtataatttttttcatctattttgtttatttatttatttttttcttatatgtAAAACAATTTATGGAAAGGTGATGAAGTgtttttgtcaatttatctatacctatacctgttaCGTGTTAAATAATATATAGATGATCGTCGTCAAATATGAATTCTCAATTGATTGGTTTTGACgatcattttcgttttctttcctttctttcctcATTTAGAGATTGAACAATCGTGGTTGCGGTAATAAAACTGTAActaattatcataataaattataaaataggTAAGTAGTTGCCGATGATCCGCTCGTGGGGTGCTACGGATTATGgctagtaataataattatgataataataaaaacactaaacatatttttaaaaaaaagtaggtaaAGGTACTTCGGGTATAGgagatttgaatttgattAAAAACAGACAAAATATCTGTCTtatatttcggaattcggaaatggaagcaattttttttttgttatttgtaggggtaaaaaaattaaatgatacAGATTACCGATACGATCAGAGACGTATTCCGATAAAAGTTATGactcattatttattaataataataaaaaaaaaagaaaaaacatttttttgtccaattaGATGTGATCTCGTTCCGACACCTAGAgtagtattattatcattttttcttatttaagTTAGATGTGATTATTCGATTGAAACCAAAAATTAACATCACAATTAAATACGGCGTAAGTTATTTTTGCCAGATTATTTAAACGGTTAGTAtattacaaagaaaaattcgaaatatatatatttttttttcaatctcagaTTATGAAGAATcattgatgattattattcatcggtTGTCCGTTTGtcaatttcaatcaaattttatacatatttatatatgtgtacaaatttagttttattcaattcttgtttcgattttttcttctctcccaaTTCTGAGATTACAATTAGTAGCGACATTCCTTGTACTTTACGTGTATTAGAGGGATTcgttaaaagaaaataataataataataatattaatatataagCCTCATTTTGTTAAGACAAAAAACAGATAGCGTAagattatttgtttattttttttgtttctctcttcatGTCTTCAttcgtattaaaaaaatttatctggtTTGATTCGTATTATCTTACTTATTAtttgtatgtgtatattttttttttattttgttttgtatCATTTATTaacttatttctctttttcatttaatatGATAAACACGTAGTAGCACAACCACCCTACGAAGAAACCCCCCCTCACATTATACGGCATCGTTCTTCGCCTTGAGGATCACCCTGTAACATAGACAAATATGATtctatgattaatttttgttttcttttttaaattattctaaACGCCCTCGTACACATCCAGCCCAATCTCTAGTACCAACAGCCCCCAGAGCATGCCCCGCTGCCAATTTAGCAATATTTTAACGTCTTCAAACGTCTAGCATTTTCAGTAACaagaacaacaataataatatcatctaGATTCAATGACATATTATTTTTGATGGGCGATATAGATACAAATGAATCCCTCTGTCGATTCGaatggggtaaaaaaaaatcatatgacAACCACACTATTAGTCACAACGATGCATAAGCGTCTGTctataaaaaagaaggatgatgatgatgaattttgtaataataataacaacaacaacaacaacaataataataataataataataataatttgacgaATAACGATGATTCAACAACCTGAAAAacgtttattattttgttatgtatctttttttttcgttttggaaTTTCGTATAGTTTTCTATTCCAGTGCGCGATAGTAGCATACATAGTATTGAAGACGATGTGATTGAGGCAAAGGTGCTGCTgtgaataaagagaaaaaaaacaagatgtaATTTCCCtaattgcaagaaaaaaacaacaaaaatacaagaaattaataaatataggTAATATTTTGTTCATCTAGATGAGGTTTTTAGTGAAGCGTGAGAGCGATAAGTGATGACGCAGTGTTGATAATTAAAAGTCGCGTAATTgagtgggggaaaaaaaaaacagcaaaatgaagataaatatTTAGCAAACTGAAccataatagaaaaaaagcagcCAGCTTATTTTTTAGATAGGTGGTAGTAgataatcattattactattgttataaacattatcattatcattaataattatatattatttgcaAACAAATGACTGAATGGCTAAACATCTGAGAGAGAGTTTGATTAAACAACTTACATAGGCCACCCGCCTTAGCTGTGCGCCCTCACGATCATTAATACGGGTAGAGATACCTTCTCTATGGAAGAAGAATTGGACATTGATAAAACTATCATTCGTTTTCATTGGTCAGTTCGTTAATTAggtatttataaatttcattcatttctttttccttgatctcttcaacattttgattatcttgTTTTAAAGCCAaaagtaataagaaaaaaaacataacatCAAGAACTCGTTCCTCATTTCCATTTTAGGGTCAGTGCGGTAATTAGTGGCTTtgtcaataaaataatttattatcctgAACAgctttgtctgttttttttttattctatcttcACTTCTTGCcaagaaattattcttctaAAAAAACAACACCAATTGCCTGAATCGCTGTCTTGCATCGTCTGTGtagtgtttttttgtttttggtttttgttgtatttttgatttatttcattcattattttatttttgcacaATGTATGTTCTTATAGATTCATGGGTAGGGAGAGAtaattaaagaaataaaagatattaagaaagaagaaaaaagaagtttgcCAGCAAACTCAATTCAAACTTCATACAATTTTGATGACAGATAGTTGATTTATTTGAACAGTATCCAACGCCTTACTTGTTGATGGTGAAGGTCCTCCGATGGCCGGAAGCCCATACTTTCCCTGTGTCGCGACAAGGAACTCGACAACTGCTGACGCTTGCGTTCTGACGATGCCAATTCCTGTGCGATAGAACAAAATAGAATGATCATCATTTTGATAAACTGATGGAATATGGATAATCATTATTCGAAAATGTATTCTCACCTCTCCCTCGCTATTTAATAAAGTTGTCGTCATGTTATCAGCTGTGAACCATTTTTGGCCCTTCATCACTAGGTTCGATGGTGGTTCGTGAGAAGCACCGATATCCGCTGACCAAACGGTGACCGTGGCACCAGCATCGACTTTTGCGCTTCGTTGAAACTTGAAGTTGGTCTCGAGAGCTCCAGCTTTGCGAATCAGTTGCCATCCGCTCAAAACCATTTCCTGGGTAATGAAAagtgattttcaatttaatgGTCATTGGAAAAAACCTGGATAAAATAACCAAATTCAATCATACCTTCGATCCCTTGTTTGTCAGCTTCACGTAACGACCTTGTGGATCTGCATCAGTTATCTCAATGTCTCCCCTGGCTTTGCCAGATACGCTGTAATCGCTGCTGCTTCGCTCCTCGCTCTCTTCCAGCAGCGTAcgcttcctttttcctccccttaATGGCGTGTTTCGAGATGGGGTTGACCTTCCTCCGGACACGGATGTCGCAGGAGACTGCATAGGAGTGATGTTCAACCTGAAGATATCAATGATCAAACGTAGGCttcccatttctttttttttattaaaatagaCGAGGTTTCGAGGTTCGATTATGTTTACCTTGCTTCTTCGGACTCCAACAATTTTCTGTAGGCAGCTATTTCCAGATCCAGAGCCACTTTTGTGTCCATTAGATCGTGGTATTCCTGAAGCTGTTGTGCCATCTCATCCCGCATTCTAGACAATTCCGCTTCGAGACTTGCGAGTTCTTCGGCGTGACGAACTCTCTCATTCTCGCGCAAGTTCTCGATGTCCCTGGGGTAATGTTtaaagatattttttgttaatacTCTAAAGGGAATGACACGTTACGTTCGTAATCTTCGTTACTTCACCTCATGCGAGAATTGAGCGCGTTATTCGCAGCCTCTAGCTCGCTAATGCGCTGGTTTAATCCGTCGATCCTAGTTCTGGTCTGACGTAATTCTTCGACCGCTAAACTAGCCGCTCCACTGTTACGCTGTGCGTGAGAAGTTaggttctttattttattctcgtagAGCATCTCGATCTCATCGCGATTAACGCGCATTTGAGCCTCGTATTGGTCACGGAGCTCCTGCAAAGACTGTTGCAGTTTTGCCTCGTACTGCTCGGCGAGGCGGCCATCGATCTCGGAAATTTCAACCTGTATCGATGATATGAAAAACAGTAATTGAGTCAAGGGATTATTTTGTTAATGGGGAAGTTGAGTTTCTCTTTACAAACAACTGTACCTGACGTCTGGTGCGTGTCTCGGTGAGCTCCTGTTGATAAACCTGATCTTTGAAACTTATGTCTTCCTTCAAGCTCTGTATGTTGTTCTCCAGATCGATTCTCTGCAGAGTTTCTTCTTCCAAATGTTTTCTGGCGTCATCGAGCAATGCCTGAAGTCTTTCGACCTCTTTTTCAAgttctcgttctctctctgcaagttttttcctttcagctGCAGACTGATTAAACTTCGTCTGTAAATCCCCACACCTAGTTTCATAGATCATCAGATTGTTCTCAACGATCTGTAGGTccttggttttcttttctagcctggatagagaaaaaaagaaacagaactATATTAGTCGATGGCTATAAACTTTATTGCAAATGGTCGCGTGCCGTATGCTTTCAGCTATTTCCAACTATTCTGTGACCTACTTTGAAAACGgctcatttattattttttatcaactgATCGCGATCTCGTGTTGGTTTCTGAATGCCATTTTTTCAGCCACACGCAACCATAAGTAGCTACTTCTCAGTCCCAAGGTTACTCAATTAGTCACCCACGGATCAAAGTGAGCGCACAACTATGGAGATACATTTCTCATTTTGATTATCGCTTATCTTCCAGACAGTTTTCATGACTCCTAATGTCAAGTCTGAGGTCAGGGTTTATACCGTAACTATTACACCGCCTTGATCTGGGGGACCTCTTCTAGTTTCCCCCTTCCCAACTGCAGCGATAGATTTTTACTTTCTCCACGCTTACCAAAAGctgatttaaatatttatacatgtcaTTAGCTGTGGCGTAAAAGCGAAGGTACGCAAAATTATGAGCTCAGCGAGCTGTGGTCTTAAAATAGGAATTCTTAGTCCTACGATGGGCACGCAGATGACATGGATACCTCCCAGGGTCTCACACATCCCCcacttttccctttttctttgacAACTTCTGGTGACTGGAAAGCAAGCAACCATGACCATAATAACGGAATGATCTCATGTATATATTAAGGAATTTAGCGCCATGATCACAACGCGAAAGCTCGAACGGACTCGCGCGCATTCCAATGAGGAATTTTGGTAAGGTCGAAGTCGCAATCGGAGACGCGTTTTTACGCCATTCGGTCTTGGGTTCAGTTTGTGATCATCACGTCCATAAATAGATGACGCctatattctaattttttagaaaatacatggaaattttagagaagaaaaacatgCGTGACAAGAAGAGAATGACGCACAAGACTACGGCTAATTTACTACATTTTAATCCGAAAACTTAAACAGGCAtcctgaaaaattgattaaaaccGCATAGGGTCCGCATCCACGGAGAGATGAGCGTCGGGTCTGATGTTTTCAGGCCAGACATTATGCGGATGACATCAACGTCGCGTTCATTCGAGGCTGACTTTCGGGATGTGACGCAACCAAAGTACACGCCAGAGTGACGTCATCgagtatttttgtttttatcagaGCTTGATGAATATTACAGGTAGATGGGTGTATTGATTGGAAGGTAAATCATAGAATTTTAATCAATCTAAACATACTactttacattttttacatcgacgtcgtttttcaactttcaacaaTCAACGATCTTCAACCCCGAAACATCATTGCTGCTTACAGCTTCTAGCACTGGTAATGAtcatcaatcaatcgatcgttcCAGTTGTTTCATTCGATTCTAAATATGGAAAATAGTCGCGGAAGATGCGCCAACGATCAATGGCCGACCCGCGTACGCGTAACCTACTTTACATTTACGCTTACTACGCGACATGTAACgactgaaaaaaacaaatccagTTTCCAAATGATCGGGATGGCTGAATCTCTGGGTAATTAAAATTCGTTGTTTCGATTACAATTCGACTAGTCAGCTTTTATTCAAaaggttgaaatattttaagcAAAATCTGTCTACCAAAATACTCGGAGGCATAATCTCGGGATATCTCCGGTACTTTAAACATGACGgttgaatagaaaatatcgTACTTATTTTTCAGGTCCTCATTATCATCCCAGAGTCTCTTGGTGTCAATTTCGAGTTTTGCCCTCTCCCTAGAAGTATCATCGAGGAGTTTTCTCGCGTCGGATAATTCATGTTCGTACATGGATTTGATGTTGGTCACTTCCCTTGTGACGGTTTCTTGGCTTGTTTGAACCTCTCTGGTTAATTTCGAGTTCTCGGATTCGAGGTGACGAACTTTTTCTATATAGCATGCTAAACGATCGTTTAAATTTGCCAAATCTTGCTTTTCTTGCATACGCGTTATTCGCGTTGGACTCAATGGGCTTCCAGGTCGCCGGCCTATGGGCGTCGATGTGCTTGGCGTCGGAGATTGCACCGAACTTACGCTCGACGAAGTTACAACGGTTTTCTTGCTCGCCTTCGTTGACATTGTTACGAAGTTATATGATTTATCTCGTGGTAAATTG
This region of Athalia rosae chromosome 7, iyAthRosa1.1, whole genome shotgun sequence genomic DNA includes:
- the LOC105685029 gene encoding lamin-C-like isoform X2, whose product is MSTKASKKTVVTSSSVSSVQSPTPSTSTPIGRRPGSPLSPTRITRMQEKQDLANLNDRLACYIEKVRHLESENSKLTREVQTSQETVTREVTNIKSMYEHELSDARKLLDDTSRERAKLEIDTKRLWDDNEDLKNKLEKKTKDLQIVENNLMIYETRCGDLQTKFNQSAAERKKLAERERELEKEVERLQALLDDARKHLEEETLQRIDLENNIQSLKEDISFKDQVYQQELTETRTRRQVEISEIDGRLAEQYEAKLQQSLQELRDQYEAQMRVNRDEIEMLYENKIKNLTSHAQRNSGAASLAVEELRQTRTRIDGLNQRISELEAANNALNSRMRDIENLRENERVRHAEELASLEAELSRMRDEMAQQLQEYHDLMDTKVALDLEIAAYRKLLESEEARLNITPMQSPATSVSGGRSTPSRNTPLRGGKRKRTLLEESEERSSSDYSVSGKARGDIEITDADPQGRYVKLTNKGSKEMVLSGWQLIRKAGALETNFKFQRSAKVDAGATVTVWSADIGASHEPPSNLVMKGQKWFTADNMTTTLLNSEGEELASSERKRQQLSSSLSRHRESMGFRPSEDLHHQQRRYLYPY
- the LOC105685029 gene encoding lamin Dm0-like isoform X1, which gives rise to MSTKASKKTVVTSSSVSSVQSPTPSTSTPIGRRPGSPLSPTRITRMQEKQDLANLNDRLACYIEKVRHLESENSKLTREVQTSQETVTREVTNIKSMYEHELSDARKLLDDTSRERAKLEIDTKRLWDDNEDLKNKLEKKTKDLQIVENNLMIYETRCGDLQTKFNQSAAERKKLAERERELEKEVERLQALLDDARKHLEEETLQRIDLENNIQSLKEDISFKDQVYQQELTETRTRRQVEISEIDGRLAEQYEAKLQQSLQELRDQYEAQMRVNRDEIEMLYENKIKNLTSHAQRNSGAASLAVEELRQTRTRIDGLNQRISELEAANNALNSRMRDIENLRENERVRHAEELASLEAELSRMRDEMAQQLQEYHDLMDTKVALDLEIAAYRKLLESEEARLNITPMQSPATSVSGGRSTPSRNTPLRGGKRKRTLLEESEERSSSDYSVSGKARGDIEITDADPQGRYVKLTNKGSKEMVLSGWQLIRKAGALETNFKFQRSAKVDAGATVTVWSADIGASHEPPSNLVMKGQKWFTADNMTTTLLNSEGEELASSERKRQQLSSSLSRHRESMGFRPSEDLHHQQGDPQGEERCRIM